GTGCCTATCGGCCCGCCGTGCGTCTGCCCGTACAGGGCTGGGACAGCGAGTGGACGCTGGGCAGCGAGGTGGTCGAGCTGAGCTGGCTGGCCCCGCGCGAGGCTCCGGCTGCACTGATCCTCTACCTGCCGGGGCTGGGCGAAGGCAGCCGCGCCGGCGAACAGTGGCGGCGGGCCTGGGCCGAGGCCGGCTACGCGGTGCTGTCGGTGCAGCCCAAGCGCTACGGGCGCGCCATCTATTCCAGCAGCGAAGCGCAGGCCGGGGTGTTCTACGGCCTGGCCCAGCGCAGCTATGCCGAGACGGCGCTGCGCGGGCGCCTGGCGCTGCTCGACCAGGTACTGGGCGAAGTACGCCGGCGTGCCGCGCTTGGCGAGTTCGCCGGGGTCGATCTGCAGCGGGTGGTGGTGGCCGGTTTCGACCTGGGCGCGCAGACTGCCGCAGCCCTGGCCGGCGAACGGCTTGCCGGGGCAGCTCCGGCCGCCGCCTGGCAGCCACTGGCGGCGATCCTGTTGAGTCCCTATGTAGCCAGCCCCAGCGAGCCGCAGCGTTTTGCCCAGATTGCCACGCCGCTGCTGGCGGTGACCGGGGCGCATGACGAGGATCCGTTCAACTGGGTGACCCCGGCACAGCGCCGCCAGCAGCTGTGGCACGGGTTGCAGGTGGCCGACAGCTATCAGCTGCTGATCGACGCGGCCGCTCATGCTCAGCTCAGCGGTTCGCTGGTGGCGCAGCGCAGCGGGCGACCTGGCGTGCGCCCGCCGGGTAATGGCGCGGGCCCCGGTGCGGGCAGCGGGCCCGGTGGTGGTCATGGCGGCGAGGTATTCAGTAGCCGCGCCGGCCATGGCCAGGGGCTGGAGGAGGCCTTCGATCCGCGCCAGGCGGCCAAGGTGCAGGCGGTCAGCCTGGCCTTCCTCGATGCGCGGGTGCGTCACGCGGCGGCGGCCGAGACCTGGCTGAACCAGGCCGCAGCGACCTGGCTGGCACCAGCGGCCAGTCTGGAGCGCAAACCCTAGCCTTCACGCCGTCACGGCTCGGCAGGCCGTATAATCCGGGTTTTCCCGTGCCTGCCGGCGCCATGAGACCTTCCCCATGCTCAACAACGATGTGCTGCGCAGCCTGCGCTACCTGCTGGATGTCAACGACGCCAAACTGGCGGAGATCGCCCAGCTGGCCGACTACCCGCTGAGCGAAGAGGCCGTGGCGGCCCTGCTGAAGAAGGACGACGAGCCCGGTTACCAGTCCTGTAGCGATGTGGTGCTGGCCCATGTGCTCGATGGCCTGGTGTTCTACAAGCGCGGCAAGGACGACAGCCGCCCGCCATTGCCGGTGGAAAAGCGCCTGAGCAACAACATCATCCTGAAGAAGCTGCGCGTGGCCTTCGAGCTGAAGGACGACGACATGCACGCCATCCTCCAGGCCGCCGACCTGCCGATGACCAAGGCCGAGCTGAGTGCGCTGTTCCGCAAGCCGGGGCACAAGAACTTCCGTGCCTGCGGCGACCAGGTGCTGCGCAACTTCCTGCGTGGCCTGACCAGCCGCGAGCGCGGCTGAGGCGGCTCCGACAGCCATTGGCGATCGGCGGCGGGTCGCGGGATCGGCAACAGCTTCTAAGCTCTAGTTATCGCCAGGACGTGGCTAGTTGCACAACGACAGGGATTCACGTGTCGCATCGTGCAAGAGGTGATGTCTGTGTTCCTCTCGCCGCTCCATCCCGCCCGCGGCCTGCCGCCGCTCCGTCTGCTCCGTCGCTTGCTCCTGCTGGGTTTGCTGCTGGCTGGCCCGCCCGTGCTGGCACAGCAGACGGTGCATATCGGCACCGGCGACTGGGTGCCCTATGTCGATCAGCAACGCAGTGATGCCGGTGCCCTGGCACGCCTGGTGCGGGCGGTGTTCGCCGAGGCCGGCTACCAGGTCGACTTCAGCTTCTACCCCTGGGAGCGCAACGTGCTGATGCTGCAGCAGGGCGGGCTGGACGCCATCATGCCGTACAGCTGCAACCCGCTACGCGAGGAGTACGGGGTATGCAGCGAGGCGCTGGTGCGCGGTGAAGTGGTGCTGTTCCACCGCCGTGACCTGGTTTTCGACTGGCAGCGCCTCGAAGACTTGCGGCCCTACCGGATCGGCACCACCCTCGGTTATTCCTACGGCCCGCAGTTCGACCGCCTGGCCCAGAGCGGTGCCCTGCAGATCGAGCAGAGCAGCAAGGAGGAAACCAGCTTCCGCCTGCTGGAGCTGGGGCGCATCGACCTGCATCCGCAGGATCGGGCGGTGGGCTATGCACTGCTGCGGCGCCTGTACCCGGGGCCGCTGCCGCTGGCGATCACTCACCATCCGCGCTACCTGAACACCGAGCCGCTGCGCCTGTTGTTCCGCAAGGACGACTCGGCTGCCGCCGAACTGCTGCGCCGTTTCAACCAGGCACTGGCGCACTTTGCCCAGCGCGGCGAGCTGAAGCGCCTGCAGGAGGCGTTGTACTCGGGGGATGCCGACAGCTGGCGGCTGGCTCGCTAGGCCTGGCTGGCTGCCAGCTCGCGCATGCGCTGCAGCACGGCGTTGAGGCCGTTGCTGCGCGAGGGCGAGAGCTGGCGGGCCAGGCCCAGCTGGTTGAACCAGTCGGCCAGGTCGAGGGCGGCCAGTTCAGTGGCGTCCAGGCCGTCGACCCGGGCAAGCAGCACGGCCAGCAGGCCGCGGATCAGACGCGCATCGCTGGCGGCGCGAAACTGCCAGTGGCCGTCGCGTAGTTCGCCGAGCAGCCAGACCTGGCTTTCGCAGCCGTGCACGCGGTTGGCTTCGTTTTTCTCGCTGTCGCTGAGGGGCGACAGGCGCTCGCCCCACTGCATCAGCAGGCGCGCGCGCTGCTCCCAGCCGGGGCAGGCGGCGAAGGTGGCGAGGGCTTCCGCGGCCGGGCTCGGCAGGCTCATCGCAGCAGCTCCAGGCTGTTGTCGAGGGCGGCGAAGAAGCGCTCCAGGTCGGCACCGTCGTTGTACAGGCCGAGCGACACGCGAATCGCCCCAGGCAGGTGCAGGCTTTTCAGCAGCGGCATGGCGCAGTGGTGGCCGGCGCGCACGGCGATGCCCTGTTCGCTCAGCAGGTGGGCGAGGTCGGCGTTGTGCACGCCGGCCACGGTGAAGCTGGCCAGGGCCAGCTGCGGTGCGCCGAGCAGCTGGATGCCGTCGCGCACGGCCAGCCCGGCCAGCAGCTTGGCATGCAGTGCGGCCTCGTGGCCGGCCACGGCGGCCTGATCCAGGCTGGCCAGGTAGTCGAGGGTCGCGCCCAGGGCAATGACCGCCGAAATCGCCGGCGTGCCGGCCTCGAAGCCCAGCGGGGCGGGGCGGAAGCGGGCGTCCTGGTAATCGGCCTGCAGCACCATTTCGCCGCCGAACTGCCAGTGGCGCAGCTGCGCCAGCGCCGTGCTGCGCCCGTAGAGCAGGCCGAGGCCGTCCGGGCCATACAGCTTGTGGCTGGAGCAGACGTAGAAGTCGCAGCCCAGCGCCTGCATGTCGTGGCGTCCGTGCACGGCGCCCTGGGCGCCGTCGATCACGCTCAGCGCGCCTTGGGCGCGGGCCAGGGCGATCAGCTCCAGCGCGGGTTGCCAGCGACCGAGCACGTTGGACAGCTGCGACAGCGCCAGCAGGCGGGTGCGCGGGCCGATCAGCGTGGCCGCCTGCTGCAGGTCGATCTGGCCCAGCTCGTCCAGCGGCAGCACCACCAGGCGCAGGCCGCGGCGCAGTGCCAGTTGCTGCCAGGGCAGCAGGTTGGCGTGGTGTTCCAGGGCGCTGACCACCAGCTCGTCGCCGGGCTGCAGCAGGTGCTCCAGCCCGTAGGCCAGCAGGTTGAGGGATTCGGTGCTGCCGCGGGTGAAGACGATCTCATCGCTGTTGGCCGCGTTCAGCCAGCGTGCGGCCTTCTCCCGGGTCGCCTCGAAGGCGCGGGTGGCGCGTTCGCCGGGCAGGTGCTGGGCGCGGTGCACATTGGCCGCACCGCTGGCGTAGTAGCCAAGCAGGCTGTCGAGCAGGGCCTGTGGCTTCTGCGCGGTGGCGGCGCTGTCCAGGTAGGTCTGACCCTCGGCCTCGAGGGCCAGGATGCCGGGGAAGTCGGCGCGCCAGGGGGAGTTCAGGGACATGGGCGTGGCACTGCTGGGAAATGTGCTGAGTATAAATAGACAGGCCGGGCATGGGCCCGGCCTGTCGCGATCTTCACGCTAAAAGCTGTCGCGTAGGGTGCGCCGCGCGCACCGTAGGGCGCATGGCGGGATTCAGGTGCGCGCGGTGCACCCTACGGGGATCAGTTGTGGGCGTGCAGGGCCTCATTGAGCTCGATCGCGGTCTTGTTGGTCTTGCACTCCACCGCACCGGTCTGCGAGTTGCGGCGGAACAGCAGATCCGGCTGGCCAGCCAGGTCGCGGGCCTTGAGCACCTTGACCAGGTTGTTCTGCTCGTCGAGCAGGGCCACCTTGGTGCCAGCGGTGATGTACAGGCCGGATTCCACGGTGTTGCGGTCGCCCAGCGGAATGCCGATGCCGGCGTTGGCGCCGATCAGGCAGCCTTCGCCAACGCTGATGACGATGTTGCCGCCGCCGGACAGGGTGCCCATGGTCGAGCAGCCGCCGCCCAGATCCGAGCCCTTGCCGACGAATACGCCAGCGGAGACGCGGCCTTCGATCATGCCCGGGCCGGCGGTGCCGCCGTTGAAGTTGACGAAACCTTCGTGCATCACGGTGGTGCCTTCACCGATGTAGGCACCCAGGCGCACGCGGGCGCTGTCGGCGATGCGCACGCCGGCCGGCACCACGTAGTCGGTCATTTTCGGGAACTTGTCCACCGAGAACACTTCCAGCAGCTCGCCCTTCAGGCGCGCTTCCAGCTGACGCTCGGCCAGCTCGCCGAGGTCGACGGCACCCTGGCTGGTCCAGGCCACGTTCGGCAGCAGCGGGAAGATGCCGGTCAGGTTCAGGCCGTGGGGCTTGGCCAGACGGTGCGACAGCAGGTGCAGCTTGAGGTAGGCCTCGGGGGTGGAGGTCAGCGCGGCATCTTCGGCCAGCAGGGTGACCACCAGCGGCTTGGTGCTTTCGGCCAGGCGGGTAAGCAGGGCGGCCTGGGCGGCGTCGATACCCTTGATGGCGTTGGCCAGCTCGGCGGCCTGGTTGATGGTGATGGCGATGGCCTGGTTGCCGCCGCTGTAACCCAGCTTGGCGGAAACGGCGGCGACCAGCTCGGCGGCCGGGTTGAGCAGGGGTTGGGCGTAGAACACTTCCAGCCAGTTGCCCTGGCGATTCTGGGTGCCGACACCGAAGGCGATGCTGAAGAGAGTAGTGGACATGTCGATTTCCTTGGATGAGGTGGGCGCGCGGGCTCAGGCCAGCGCGGCGGAATAGAGTTCAGGCTTGAAACCAACCAGGGTGCGGTGGCCCAGGTCGAGTACCGGACGCTTGATCATCGACGGTTGCGCCAGCATCAGCTCGATGGCCTTGGCCTGGTCGAGGTCGGCTTTCTGCGCGTCGTCGAGTTTGCGGAAGGTCGTCCCCGCACGGTTGAGGACGATCTCCCAGCCGTGCTCGTCGCACCATTTCTGCAGGTTGGCGCGGTCGATGGCGGAGACTTTGTAGTCGTGGAAGCTGTAGGCCGTGCCGTGCTCGTCGAGCCAGGTACGGGCCTTCTTCATGGTGTCGCAAGCCTTAATACCGTAGAGAGTAATACTCATGGTTAGAGTCCTTTGACGAAGGCGCGGATGCGCTCGGCCGCTTCGATGCACTCGGCCAGCGGCGCGACCAGGGCCATGCGTACGCGGTTGGCACCCGGGTTGTGGCCGTCCACTTCGCGCGACAGGTAGGAGCCGGGCACCACGGTGACGTGCTCGCGGGCGAACAGCTCGCGGGTGAAGGTCTGGTCGTCCACCGGGGTCTTGGCCCACAGGTAGAAGCCGCCGTCCGGGCGCTGCACGTCGAGCACGCCGCCGAGGATATCCAGCACCGCGTCGAACTTCTCGCGGTACAGGGCGCGGTTGGCGCGCACGTGGATCTCGTCGTTCCAGGCGGCGACGCTGGCCAGCTGGGTCTGCACCGGCATGGCGCAGCCGTGGTAGGTACGGTACAGCAGGAAAGCTTTCAGAATGTCGGCGTCGCCGGCCACGAAGCCCGAACGCAGGCCCGGCAGGTTGGAGCGCTTGGACAGGCTGTGGAACACCACGCAGCGCGCAAAATCGCTGCGGCCCAGCTCGGCACAGGCGCTCAGCAGGCCGGCCGGCGGGTGCTGCTCGTCGAAGTACAGTTCGCTGTAGCACTCGTCGGCGGCGATCACGAAGTCGTACTGGTCGGCCAGGGCGATCAGCTTCTTCAGCTGCTCGACCGGGATCAGCGCGCCGGTGGGGTTGCCCGGCGAGCATAGGAAGAGGATCTGGCAACGCTGCCAGACCTCGGCCGATACGGCGTCGAAGTCCGGGTTGAAGCCGTTGTCTTCCAGGCACGGCAGGTAGTGCGGCGTGGCGCCGGCGAGCAGGGCCGCGCCTTCATAGATCTGGTAGAAGGGGTTGGGGCTGACTACCAGGCCGCCGACATCGCGCTGCACCACGGTCTGGGTGAAGGCGAACAGCGCCTCGCGGGTGCCGTTGACCGGCAGCACATGGCGGGCGGCGTCCAGCCAGCCGGCCGGTACGTTGAAGCGGCGCTCGCACCAGGCGGCGATGGCTTCGCGCAGCGCCGGGATGCCCAGGGTGGTCGGGTACACGGCCATCTGCTCGAGGTTGGCACTCAGTGCCTCGGCGACGAAGGCCGGCGACTTGTGCTTGGGCTCGCCGATGGACAGGGCGATCGGCCGTTTGTCCGCCGCCGGGGTGACGCCGCCAAGCAGGGCGCGCAGTTTCTCGAAGGGGTAGGGCTGCAGATGGGACAGGGCGTGGTTCATGACGTCTGGTTCTGTACTGGTGAAGTGGCGCCTGCGCTCAGATGCTGATGGCGCCGGTGTTGATGGATTCGCCGTGGGCCTGGGACAGTTGCTGGGCAATCTCTTCCTGCAGGCGGGCACACAGCTCGGGGTCGGACAGCGGCTGGTTGCGCGCATCGGTGATGAAGAACACGTCCTCCACCCGCTCGCCGAGAGTGGCGATCTTGGCGTTCTGCAGCGACAGGTCGAAGTCGAGGAAGATCTTGCCGATCCGCGCCAGCAGGCCGGGGCGATCCGGGGCGGTGATCTCCAGTACGGTGACCGGGCGCTGGGCGTCGTTGTGGATGCTCACCTGCGGGGCGAAGGCGAAGTGCTTGAGCTGGCGCGGCACGCGGCGCTGGATGATCGCCGGGTATTCGTCCGGGTTCTTCAGCGCCTCGATCAGGCCCTCGCGAATCTGCTTGATGCGCGCCGGGTTGTCGCCGATACGCCCGCCTTCGGTATCCAGGACGATGTAGGTGTCGAGGGTGAACTGGCTGGTGGAGGTGATCACCCGGGCGTCATGGATGTTCAGGTTGAGCTGATCCATGGCGGCCACGGTCACGGCGAAGAAGTCGTGCTGGTCGGGGGCGTAGATGAAGATCTGGGTGGCGCCCTCGAACTCGCGCTGGGCGGTTTCCTTGATCAGCACCAGCGGGTCGTTGCCGGCCGGGTGCTGGAGGATCGCCTCGGTGTGCCAGGCCACGTCGGCGGCGGTATGGCGCAGGAAGTAGTCGTCGCCAAGCTGGCTCCACAGCTGCTCGGCATCGTCCTGGTCGATGCCGCCGCGCACCAGGATGTCGATGGCCGAGCTCTGGGTCTGGCGGATCTGCTCTTCGCGATCCAGCGGGTTTTCCAGGCCGCGGCGCAGGGCGCGCTTGGTCTCGGTGTACAGCTGGCGCAGCAGGCTGGCGCGCCAGGAGTTCCACAGGCTGGGGTTGGTGGCGTTGATATCGGCCACGGTCAGCACATAGAGGTAGTCGAGACGGGTCTGGTCGCCGACCAGTTGGGCGAAGTCGAAGATCACCTGCGGGTCGGACAGATCCTTGCGCTGGGCGGTGGTCGACATCACCAGGTGGTTCTGCACCAGCCAGACGATCAGACGCGAATCCCACGCCGGCAGCTGGTGGCGCACGCAGAAGGCTTCGGCATCCACTGCGCCGAGCTCCGAGTGGTCGCCGCCGCGGCCCTTGCCGATGTCGTGATAGAGACCGGCCAGGTAGATCAGCTCGGGCTTGGGCAACTTGTCGATGACCTTGCTGGCCAGCGGGAACTTCTCCGCCAGCTCCGGCCACTTCAACTTGCGCAGGTGCTTGATCAGGTTGAGGGTGTGCGCGTCCACCGTATAGATGTGGAACAGGTCGTGCTGCATCTGCCCGACTATGTGGCCGAACTCCGGCAGGTAGCGGCCGAGGATGCCGTAGCGGTTCATCCGCCGCAGGTTGCGGTGGATGCCCTGGGGCGACTTGAACAGCTCGATGAACAGGCTGGTGTTGCGGATATCGCGGCGGAAGTCGTCATCGATCAGGCTACGGCTGTCGCGCAACAGGCGGATGGTGTCGGCACGCACGCCCTTGATTTCGGGGTGCTGGGCCATCAGCACGAAGACTTCGAGAATGGCGAAGGGGGTGCGCTTGAACACGTTGGGGTGGGCGACTTCGATGTAGCCGTCGCGGATCTGGAAACGGCTGTTCAGCGGCTGCGCCGTGCCGTTTTCGCCCTCGCGCAGCAGCACGTCCTCGAAGTGCTGGTTGATCAGGTCGCTCAGCTCGGCGACGCCCATCACCACCCGGTAGTACTTCTGCATGAAGCGCTCGACGGCCAGCTTGCCGTCGCCGTCCTCGAAACCGAGCAGGCCGGCGATCTTGCGCTGGTGGTCGAACAGCAGGCGATCCTCGGCGCGGCCGGCGAGCATGTGCAGGGCGTAGCGCACCTTCCACAGGAACTCCTGGCTTGAGGCCAGCATGCTGTACTCGCTGTCGACCAGGAAGCCCTGCTGCACCAGGGAGTGCAGGTTGAGGCTGCCGAACTGGCGCCGGGCCACCCAGAGCACGGTCTGGATGTCGCGCAGGCCGCCGGGCGAGCCCTTGACGTTGGGTTCGAGGTTGTACTCGGTGTCGTTGTACTTGGCGTGACGCGCCTTGGCTTCCTTGCGCTTGGCCAGGAAGAAGTGCTTGCTCGGCCACATCTGCGTCGGGCTGGTGACTTCCTGCATGCGCAGGCGCAGGCGCTCGGGGCCGGCGATGGTGCGGCTTTCCATCAGGTTGGTGATCACCGTCAGGTCGGCGCGGGCCTCTTCGGCGCACTCATCGACCGAGCGCACGCTCTGGCCGACTTCCAGGCCGATATCCCAGAGCAGGGTGAGGAACCCCTCGATCGGATTGCGGAAGACTTCGTGGTCAGCGCTGTCGAGCAGGATCAGCAGGTCGATGTCGGAGTTCGGGTGCAGCTCGCCGCGGCCGTAGCCGCCGACCGCCAGCAGGGCAATGTCGGCGTCCTCGCTCCAGTCGAAGCGGCGCCAGGCTTCCTGGAGGATCTGGTCGACGAACCAGGCACGATCCTCGATCAGGCGGCGAATGTCGCGGCCCTCGCGGAAGCGCCCGTCGAGCACCTCGCGCGCCTGCTTGAGGACTTTCTTGAAGGCAGCGATGGGGCTGGACTTGAGCGCCAGTTCCGCCTGGAACTGGCCGCGGTCAAACAACTCCGGATCCATCTGCGGCATGCGTGCCTACCTTATATAAATGCTCAGGCGGAGGTGCGCGGCAGGGTGTCGTCGCTGCGCAGGGTGAGAATCTCGTAGCCGTCCTGGGTGACCAGCACGGTGTGCTCCCACTGGGCGGAGAGCTTGCGATCCTTGGTAATGGCGGTCCAGCCGTCGCCCAGCAGGCGGGTTTCCGCACGGCCCTGGTTGATCATCGGCTCGATGGTGAAGGTCATGCCTTCCTTGAGCTCGAAGCCGGTGCCGGCGCGGCCGTAGTGCAGCACCTGCGGCTCTTCGTGGAACACCGCGCCGATGCCGTGGCCGCAGTATTCGCGCACCACGGAGAAGCCATGCTTCTCGGCGTGCTTCTGGATCACTTCGCCGATATCGCCCAGGCG
The window above is part of the Pseudomonas alcaligenes genome. Proteins encoded here:
- a CDS encoding DUF1456 family protein, whose translation is MLNNDVLRSLRYLLDVNDAKLAEIAQLADYPLSEEAVAALLKKDDEPGYQSCSDVVLAHVLDGLVFYKRGKDDSRPPLPVEKRLSNNIILKKLRVAFELKDDDMHAILQAADLPMTKAELSALFRKPGHKNFRACGDQVLRNFLRGLTSRERG
- the dapC gene encoding succinyldiaminopimelate transaminase produces the protein MNHALSHLQPYPFEKLRALLGGVTPAADKRPIALSIGEPKHKSPAFVAEALSANLEQMAVYPTTLGIPALREAIAAWCERRFNVPAGWLDAARHVLPVNGTREALFAFTQTVVQRDVGGLVVSPNPFYQIYEGAALLAGATPHYLPCLEDNGFNPDFDAVSAEVWQRCQILFLCSPGNPTGALIPVEQLKKLIALADQYDFVIAADECYSELYFDEQHPPAGLLSACAELGRSDFARCVVFHSLSKRSNLPGLRSGFVAGDADILKAFLLYRTYHGCAMPVQTQLASVAAWNDEIHVRANRALYREKFDAVLDILGGVLDVQRPDGGFYLWAKTPVDDQTFTRELFAREHVTVVPGSYLSREVDGHNPGANRVRMALVAPLAECIEAAERIRAFVKGL
- a CDS encoding [protein-PII] uridylyltransferase, with translation MPQMDPELFDRGQFQAELALKSSPIAAFKKVLKQAREVLDGRFREGRDIRRLIEDRAWFVDQILQEAWRRFDWSEDADIALLAVGGYGRGELHPNSDIDLLILLDSADHEVFRNPIEGFLTLLWDIGLEVGQSVRSVDECAEEARADLTVITNLMESRTIAGPERLRLRMQEVTSPTQMWPSKHFFLAKRKEAKARHAKYNDTEYNLEPNVKGSPGGLRDIQTVLWVARRQFGSLNLHSLVQQGFLVDSEYSMLASSQEFLWKVRYALHMLAGRAEDRLLFDHQRKIAGLLGFEDGDGKLAVERFMQKYYRVVMGVAELSDLINQHFEDVLLREGENGTAQPLNSRFQIRDGYIEVAHPNVFKRTPFAILEVFVLMAQHPEIKGVRADTIRLLRDSRSLIDDDFRRDIRNTSLFIELFKSPQGIHRNLRRMNRYGILGRYLPEFGHIVGQMQHDLFHIYTVDAHTLNLIKHLRKLKWPELAEKFPLASKVIDKLPKPELIYLAGLYHDIGKGRGGDHSELGAVDAEAFCVRHQLPAWDSRLIVWLVQNHLVMSTTAQRKDLSDPQVIFDFAQLVGDQTRLDYLYVLTVADINATNPSLWNSWRASLLRQLYTETKRALRRGLENPLDREEQIRQTQSSAIDILVRGGIDQDDAEQLWSQLGDDYFLRHTAADVAWHTEAILQHPAGNDPLVLIKETAQREFEGATQIFIYAPDQHDFFAVTVAAMDQLNLNIHDARVITSTSQFTLDTYIVLDTEGGRIGDNPARIKQIREGLIEALKNPDEYPAIIQRRVPRQLKHFAFAPQVSIHNDAQRPVTVLEITAPDRPGLLARIGKIFLDFDLSLQNAKIATLGERVEDVFFITDARNQPLSDPELCARLQEEIAQQLSQAHGESINTGAISI
- a CDS encoding dienelactone hydrolase family protein, whose translation is MPGSLLRLCLPFCLLVLGACAGHPEPPEDPGAAIDAYLQGAYRPAVRLPVQGWDSEWTLGSEVVELSWLAPREAPAALILYLPGLGEGSRAGEQWRRAWAEAGYAVLSVQPKRYGRAIYSSSEAQAGVFYGLAQRSYAETALRGRLALLDQVLGEVRRRAALGEFAGVDLQRVVVAGFDLGAQTAAALAGERLAGAAPAAAWQPLAAILLSPYVASPSEPQRFAQIATPLLAVTGAHDEDPFNWVTPAQRRQQLWHGLQVADSYQLLIDAAAHAQLSGSLVAQRSGRPGVRPPGNGAGPGAGSGPGGGHGGEVFSSRAGHGQGLEEAFDPRQAAKVQAVSLAFLDARVRHAAAAETWLNQAAATWLAPAASLERKP
- a CDS encoding aminotransferase class V-fold PLP-dependent enzyme, with the protein product MSLNSPWRADFPGILALEAEGQTYLDSAATAQKPQALLDSLLGYYASGAANVHRAQHLPGERATRAFEATREKAARWLNAANSDEIVFTRGSTESLNLLAYGLEHLLQPGDELVVSALEHHANLLPWQQLALRRGLRLVVLPLDELGQIDLQQAATLIGPRTRLLALSQLSNVLGRWQPALELIALARAQGALSVIDGAQGAVHGRHDMQALGCDFYVCSSHKLYGPDGLGLLYGRSTALAQLRHWQFGGEMVLQADYQDARFRPAPLGFEAGTPAISAVIALGATLDYLASLDQAAVAGHEAALHAKLLAGLAVRDGIQLLGAPQLALASFTVAGVHNADLAHLLSEQGIAVRAGHHCAMPLLKSLHLPGAIRVSLGLYNDGADLERFFAALDNSLELLR
- a CDS encoding ArsC family reductase produces the protein MSITLYGIKACDTMKKARTWLDEHGTAYSFHDYKVSAIDRANLQKWCDEHGWEIVLNRAGTTFRKLDDAQKADLDQAKAIELMLAQPSMIKRPVLDLGHRTLVGFKPELYSAALA
- a CDS encoding ABC transporter substrate-binding protein; the encoded protein is MSVFLSPLHPARGLPPLRLLRRLLLLGLLLAGPPVLAQQTVHIGTGDWVPYVDQQRSDAGALARLVRAVFAEAGYQVDFSFYPWERNVLMLQQGGLDAIMPYSCNPLREEYGVCSEALVRGEVVLFHRRDLVFDWQRLEDLRPYRIGTTLGYSYGPQFDRLAQSGALQIEQSSKEETSFRLLELGRIDLHPQDRAVGYALLRRLYPGPLPLAITHHPRYLNTEPLRLLFRKDDSAAAELLRRFNQALAHFAQRGELKRLQEALYSGDADSWRLAR
- the dapD gene encoding 2,3,4,5-tetrahydropyridine-2,6-dicarboxylate N-succinyltransferase, with product MSTTLFSIAFGVGTQNRQGNWLEVFYAQPLLNPAAELVAAVSAKLGYSGGNQAIAITINQAAELANAIKGIDAAQAALLTRLAESTKPLVVTLLAEDAALTSTPEAYLKLHLLSHRLAKPHGLNLTGIFPLLPNVAWTSQGAVDLGELAERQLEARLKGELLEVFSVDKFPKMTDYVVPAGVRIADSARVRLGAYIGEGTTVMHEGFVNFNGGTAGPGMIEGRVSAGVFVGKGSDLGGGCSTMGTLSGGGNIVISVGEGCLIGANAGIGIPLGDRNTVESGLYITAGTKVALLDEQNNLVKVLKARDLAGQPDLLFRRNSQTGAVECKTNKTAIELNEALHAHN
- a CDS encoding SufE family protein, yielding MSLPSPAAEALATFAACPGWEQRARLLMQWGERLSPLSDSEKNEANRVHGCESQVWLLGELRDGHWQFRAASDARLIRGLLAVLLARVDGLDATELAALDLADWFNQLGLARQLSPSRSNGLNAVLQRMRELAASQA